A segment of the Candidatus Pelagisphaera phototrophica genome:
GTCAGTTAAATAAAGAATATACTTTGTCAATTAGTTCTTGTTTCTGATTCACGTTTTAAGCGGAAAAAGGTTTGAATCAGCTCAAGGCAATCATCTTGCAGGACGCCGATGTCAATCGTTGTTTTGTGGTTCATTCCTGGATACTGATTGACGTTGAAGGCTCCTCCGAGGCCGCCCATCTTTGGGTCAGGCACGGCATAGACGACGCGACCAAGCCTTGCCATGATTGCGGCCCCCGAGCACATGGGGCAAGGCTCCTTTGTTACAAACAAGGTTGTCTTGTTGAGACGCCAGTCACCGATTGAATGGGAAGCTTGGCTAATCGCGATCATTTCAGCATGCGCAGTAGGGTCGTTTGAGGATTCTACCTGATTGTGCCCTGACCCAACAACACTCTGTTCATGAACGACGATTGCTCCGATTGGAACTTCGTTGGACTTCCATGCTTCGATTGCCTCGTTGAATGCGAGAGTCATGTAAAAGACGTCGTCGCGAATCAGTTGTGAGGGGTAACGCTTCTGAAAAGGGCAGTTCGGGGCAGTTTTCTTGGCGTAATCCATAGGTTTTGTAGCGATAGTGGTATCAGTGAAAACTCTTGACTAATAGTATGGATATGAAAGACACGTTGCTCTTTTATTGCA
Coding sequences within it:
- the tadA gene encoding tRNA adenosine(34) deaminase TadA gives rise to the protein MDYAKKTAPNCPFQKRYPSQLIRDDVFYMTLAFNEAIEAWKSNEVPIGAIVVHEQSVVGSGHNQVESSNDPTAHAEMIAISQASHSIGDWRLNKTTLFVTKEPCPMCSGAAIMARLGRVVYAVPDPKMGGLGGAFNVNQYPGMNHKTTIDIGVLQDDCLELIQTFFRLKRESETRTN